One genomic window of Gemmatimonadales bacterium includes the following:
- a CDS encoding response regulator, whose translation MTHDSARRPLVTVIDDDQSVRESLPELLRESGYEVETFSSAEEFLASGDPGRTKCLVLDVTMPGMSGPELQCELQRRGQSMPVVFITAHGDRTMLPRLLEQGAVDCLFKPFTESALLAAIGSALRVA comes from the coding sequence ATGACCCATGACTCGGCGAGGCGTCCCCTGGTTACGGTCATCGACGACGATCAGTCGGTGCGCGAGTCGCTCCCGGAGCTGCTGCGCGAATCCGGCTACGAAGTCGAGACGTTCTCGTCCGCCGAAGAGTTCCTCGCCTCCGGCGACCCGGGCCGGACGAAGTGCCTGGTCCTCGACGTGACAATGCCGGGCATGTCGGGACCCGAGCTTCAGTGCGAGCTGCAGCGCCGCGGCCAATCGATGCCGGTCGTCTTCATCACGGCGCATGGAGACCGGACGATGCTTCCCCGTCTGCTCGAGCAGGGTGCCGTGGATTGCCTTTTCAAGCCGTTCACCGAGAGCGCGCTGCTAGCCGCCATCGGCTCCGCGCTGCGAGTGGCCTGA